The Lycium ferocissimum isolate CSIRO_LF1 chromosome 10, AGI_CSIRO_Lferr_CH_V1, whole genome shotgun sequence genome window below encodes:
- the LOC132032910 gene encoding tobamovirus multiplication protein 3 translates to MGRVAELVINPSSTAATTAAAAAVTYQLNEAINWWEDINRSIQWQNRIFHVLAILYGIVAAIALVQLIRIQMRVPEYGWTTQKVFHFLNFFVNGVRSLVFVFRRDIQKLHPEIVQHIMLDMPSLAFFTTYALLVLFWAEIYYQARAVSTDGLRPSFFTINGVVYAIQIILWLIIWWKPIRVLVILSKMFFAGVSLFAALGFLLYGGRLFLMLQRFPVESKGRRKKLQEVGYVTTICFSCFLIRCVMMCFNAFDKAADLDVLDHPILNLIYYLLVEILPSSLVLFILRKLPPKRGITQYHPIR, encoded by the exons ATGGGACGGGTGGCAGAGTTAGTTATAAACCCGTCGTCAACGGCGGCAACGacggcggcggcggcggcggtgaCGTATCAATTAAATGAAGCAATAAATTGGTGGGAAGATATAAACAGATCTATTCAATGGCAAAACCGTATTTTCCACGTCCTTGCTATCTTATACGGCATTGTTGCTGCTATTGCACTC GTTCAATTAATTCGTATTCAAATGAGAGTTCCCGAATATGGTTGGACCACTCAAAAAGTCTTCCACTTTCTCAATTTCTTTGTGAATGGAG TTCGGTCGCTAGTTTTTGTATTTCGTCGGGATATTCAGAAGTTGCACCCTGAG ATTGTCCAACATATTATGCTTGATATGCCAAGCCTTGCATTCTTCACAACTTATGCTCTGCTAGTATTATTCTGGGCTGAGATATACTACCAG GCACGTGCTGTATCCACGGATGGGCTTAGACCTAGTTTCTTTACAATTAATGGAGTGGTTTATGCTATTCAG ATTATATTATGGCTGATAATATGGTGGAAACCTATTCGAGTACTCGTCATCTTATCGAAGATGTTCTTTGCAG GTGTATCCCTATTTGCAGCATTGGGGTTTCTCCTTTATGGTGGAAG GCTTTTCCTTATGTTACAACGGTTTCCAGTAGAATCAAAAGGGAGACGCAAGAAGCTACAGGAG GTTGGATATGTCACGACAATCTGTTTTTCATGCTTCCTCATTAGATGCGTTATG ATGTGCTTCAATGCATTTGATAAAGCTGCAGATCTTGATGTTTTGGATCATCCAATTTTGAATTTGATATATTACCTG TTAGTCGAGATACTGCCTTCATCGCTTGTCCTATTTATTTTGAGGAAGTTGCCTCCAAAGCGAGGGATCACACAGTATCACCCTATTCGCTAA